Sequence from the Coxiella endosymbiont of Amblyomma sculptum genome:
GGGCCATTCGTGAGATTGTACTTAGTTCGTGAAATGCTTTTAAAACCTTTGCAACAGGTTATTGGAATTATGGAACGAAAACAAATACTGCCCATTCTTTCTAATGTGTTACTTTCTATCGAAAATAATCAACTTTCGATTACAGGAACGGATTTGGAAATAGAATTAAGGGGGGTAGAGAAATTAAACAAACAGGACCAAAAATCCTGCAGACTAACACTGCCGGGAAAAAAATTAATGGATATATGCCGATCATTGCCTGAGAAGGCATCTATTGAATTAACTCAAGATAAAGAAAGAATAGTATTGCGTTCTGGTCAAAGTCGTTTTGTATTGTCCACTTTCCCTGTTGACACTTTTCCAACTATAGAAAAGATGGAATATCATCTACAATTGACTATGCCTCAGTGTGTACTATATCGTTTATTACAAAAAACTCATTTTTCCATGGCTTACAACGACGTTCGTTACTATTTGAATGGTCTTCTTCTTGAGATATATACCAATAAATTACGTACTGTAGCTACTGATGGTCATCGTCTTTCTATTAATACCTCAGAAATTGAAAATACTGTTAAAAGCAA
This genomic interval carries:
- the dnaN gene encoding DNA polymerase III subunit beta produces the protein MRLYLVREMLLKPLQQVIGIMERKQILPILSNVLLSIENNQLSITGTDLEIELRGVEKLNKQDQKSCRLTLPGKKLMDICRSLPEKASIELTQDKERIVLRSGQSRFVLSTFPVDTFPTIEKMEYHLQLTMPQCVLYRLLQKTHFSMAYNDVRYYLNGLLLEIYTNKLRTVATDGHRLSINTSEIENTVKSKLRIILPRKGITELLRLLTNKEDCIVLTIGNNHVRISTGDFVFTSKLIEGRFPDYERVIPKGGDKQIRIDRDLLKQAINRMAILCNEKFRGIRFELRHRLLRISSYNIEQEMSEEEIEIDYIQNKELDIGLNVNYLLDILRVVNRGNITLTFSDANSGVLIAEDTTSMKRIDSSFVVMPMRL